From a region of the Nonlabens dokdonensis DSW-6 genome:
- the rpoC gene encoding DNA-directed RNA polymerase subunit beta', with amino-acid sequence MARHKENPTQKKFSKISIGLASPEAILAESRGEVLKPETINYRTHKPERDGLFCERIFGPVKDYECACGKYKRIRYKGIVCDRCGVEVTEKKVRRDRIGHINLVVPVAHIWYFRSLPNKIGYLLGLPSKKLDMIIYYERYVVIQPGIAKNAEGEEVNKLDFLTEEEYLDILDSLPQENLYLEDSDPNKFIAKMGAECLIELLQRIDLESLSYDLRHKANNETSKQRKTEALKRLQVVEALKDSNERRENKPEWMIMKVVPVIPPELRPLVPLDGGRFATSDLNDLYRRVIIRNNRLKRLMEIKAPEVILRNEKRMLQEAVDSLLDNTRKSSAVKTDSNRPLKSLSDSLKGKQGRFRQNLLGKRVDYSARSVIVVGPELKLYECGIPKDMAAELYKPFVIRKLIERGIVKTVKSAKKIIDKKEPVVWDILENVLKGHPVMLNRAPTLHRLGIQAFQPKLIEGKAIQLHPLVCTAFNADFDGDQMAVHLPLGPEAILECQLLMLASHNILNPANGSPIAVPSQDMVLGLYYMTKLRRSEPGHIVKGEGLTFYGPEELVIAFNEKRVDINAPVKCRINLLQGDGSYKAEIIETTAGRVIFNQKVPDEAGYINEVLTKKALRDIIGDILKVTDVPRTAAFLDEIKDLGYGFAFRGGLSFSLGDIMIPAEKQSMIDEANTKVDAIRGNYGMGLITQNERYNQVIDVWTATNAQLTELSMKNIREDQQGFNSVYMMLDSGARGSKEQIRQLTGMRGLMAKPKKSNDGGGAIIENPILSNFKEGLSILEYFISTHGARKGLADTALKTADAGYLTRRLHDVAQDVIVNHEDCETLRGIEVSALKKNEEVMEKLGARVLGRTALHDVIDPATQDVLVEAGQLISEDIADAIEASDLESVEVRSALTCEAPKGVCTKCYGRNLATNRLVMRGEAVGVIAAQSIGEPGTQLTLRTFHVGGVAGNVSEDSSIVAKNDGILEIEDLKTVKGEDNEGNAVEVVISRTAESKLLHEKTGMLLNSNNIPYGCELYAKPGTKVKKGDLIAKWDPFNGVIISEFAGKIKFENIIQGVTFQVESDEQTGYEEKVISDSRDKKLIPTLHILDSKGDNVISYNLPVGAHLMINDDEKIKVGKVLVKIPRKSAKAGDITGGLPRVTELFEARNPSNPAVVSEIDGVVSFGKIKRGNREIIVTSKTDEIKKYLVKLSNQILVQENDYVRAGMPLSDGSITPKDILAIKGPSAVQQYLVNEVQEVYRLQGVKINDKHFEVVVRQMMRKVRIVDSGDGMFLENQLVHKEDFILENDRLYGKKVVELAGDSENLKEGQIITSRELRDENSILRREDKALVTARDVMPATAEPVLQGITRASLQTKSFISAASFQETTKVLNEAAVAGKVDTLEGLKENVIVGHRIPAGTGMRNYEDIIVGSKEEFEKLLNQKEEPKVNYN; translated from the coding sequence ATAAAGGAATCGTCTGTGATAGATGTGGTGTAGAGGTTACAGAAAAGAAAGTAAGACGTGATCGTATAGGACATATTAATCTTGTAGTGCCTGTGGCGCACATTTGGTATTTCCGTAGTTTGCCTAATAAAATAGGTTATTTACTAGGGCTTCCTTCAAAGAAGCTGGATATGATCATTTATTATGAGAGATATGTAGTAATACAGCCAGGTATTGCAAAAAATGCCGAAGGTGAAGAGGTAAATAAATTAGATTTTCTTACCGAAGAGGAATATCTTGATATTTTAGATAGTCTTCCTCAAGAGAATTTATATTTAGAAGATTCAGACCCTAATAAATTCATCGCAAAGATGGGTGCAGAGTGTTTGATAGAGTTGTTGCAACGTATCGATCTAGAATCATTATCTTATGATTTAAGACATAAGGCAAACAATGAAACTTCTAAGCAACGTAAAACGGAAGCTTTAAAACGTCTACAGGTTGTAGAAGCTCTTAAAGATTCTAATGAGCGTCGTGAGAATAAGCCTGAGTGGATGATCATGAAAGTGGTACCAGTTATACCACCAGAATTGCGTCCATTAGTACCACTAGATGGTGGTCGTTTTGCAACATCAGATTTAAATGATCTTTACCGTCGTGTAATTATACGTAACAATCGTTTGAAGAGATTGATGGAGATTAAAGCTCCAGAAGTTATTCTCCGTAATGAAAAACGTATGCTACAAGAAGCGGTGGACTCACTTCTTGACAATACAAGAAAATCTAGTGCTGTTAAAACAGATTCTAACAGACCATTAAAATCATTATCAGATTCCCTTAAAGGTAAGCAAGGACGTTTCCGTCAGAACTTACTAGGTAAGCGTGTTGATTATTCTGCACGTTCGGTAATTGTTGTGGGACCAGAACTTAAATTATATGAGTGTGGTATCCCTAAAGATATGGCTGCTGAGCTTTATAAGCCATTTGTAATCCGTAAACTTATTGAGCGCGGTATTGTAAAGACTGTGAAGTCAGCTAAGAAAATAATAGATAAGAAAGAGCCTGTAGTTTGGGATATCTTGGAAAACGTTCTTAAAGGACATCCAGTTATGTTGAACCGTGCTCCTACGCTTCACAGACTTGGAATACAAGCATTCCAACCTAAGTTGATTGAAGGTAAAGCGATCCAGTTGCACCCATTAGTATGTACAGCATTTAATGCCGACTTTGATGGTGACCAGATGGCGGTACACCTGCCACTTGGGCCAGAGGCAATTTTAGAATGTCAGTTGTTGATGCTCGCATCTCACAACATTTTAAATCCTGCTAATGGTAGTCCTATTGCTGTTCCTTCTCAGGACATGGTATTAGGTCTATATTATATGACTAAATTACGTAGATCAGAACCTGGACACATAGTGAAAGGTGAAGGACTTACTTTCTATGGTCCAGAAGAATTAGTAATTGCTTTTAATGAGAAGCGTGTAGATATTAATGCTCCAGTAAAATGTAGAATCAATCTACTTCAAGGTGATGGTTCTTATAAAGCTGAAATCATTGAAACAACTGCTGGTCGAGTAATTTTTAATCAAAAAGTACCTGATGAAGCCGGATATATCAATGAAGTATTAACTAAGAAAGCTCTTAGAGATATTATCGGAGATATTCTTAAAGTAACAGATGTTCCAAGAACAGCTGCTTTCCTTGATGAAATTAAGGACTTAGGTTATGGATTTGCATTCCGTGGTGGATTGTCTTTCTCACTTGGAGATATTATGATTCCAGCAGAGAAGCAATCTATGATTGATGAGGCAAATACTAAAGTAGATGCTATACGTGGTAACTATGGTATGGGTCTTATTACTCAAAATGAACGATACAACCAGGTAATTGATGTGTGGACTGCGACTAATGCGCAGCTTACAGAATTATCCATGAAAAACATTAGAGAAGACCAACAAGGGTTTAACTCAGTGTACATGATGCTTGATTCTGGAGCGCGTGGATCTAAGGAACAGATCAGACAGCTTACTGGTATGCGTGGATTAATGGCTAAGCCTAAGAAATCTAATGATGGTGGTGGAGCAATTATTGAAAATCCTATTCTTTCTAACTTTAAAGAGGGACTTTCCATTCTTGAATACTTTATTTCTACTCACGGTGCTCGTAAAGGTCTAGCAGATACCGCACTTAAAACTGCAGATGCCGGTTACCTTACTCGACGTCTACATGATGTAGCTCAAGATGTAATAGTGAATCATGAAGACTGTGAAACATTAAGAGGTATTGAGGTCTCTGCGTTGAAGAAGAATGAAGAGGTAATGGAGAAATTAGGCGCTAGAGTTTTAGGCCGTACTGCATTACATGATGTTATTGATCCAGCGACACAAGATGTACTTGTTGAAGCCGGTCAATTAATTAGTGAGGATATCGCAGATGCAATTGAGGCATCAGATCTAGAATCAGTTGAAGTAAGATCAGCTCTTACTTGTGAGGCTCCAAAAGGTGTTTGTACTAAATGTTATGGTCGTAATCTTGCTACTAATCGTCTTGTAATGAGAGGTGAAGCAGTAGGTGTTATTGCTGCACAATCCATTGGTGAACCAGGTACACAATTGACATTGAGAACCTTCCACGTAGGTGGTGTTGCAGGTAACGTTTCTGAAGATAGCTCGATTGTTGCTAAGAATGATGGTATTCTTGAAATTGAAGATCTAAAGACAGTTAAAGGCGAAGATAATGAAGGTAATGCAGTAGAGGTAGTAATATCTAGAACGGCAGAATCTAAGCTACTTCATGAAAAGACTGGAATGTTATTGAACTCAAACAATATTCCTTACGGTTGTGAATTATATGCTAAGCCAGGAACAAAAGTTAAGAAAGGTGATCTAATTGCTAAATGGGATCCATTTAACGGTGTAATCATTTCTGAGTTTGCTGGTAAAATCAAATTTGAAAATATTATTCAAGGGGTTACTTTCCAAGTAGAAAGTGATGAACAAACAGGATATGAAGAAAAAGTAATTTCTGACTCAAGAGATAAAAAATTAATCCCTACTCTACATATCTTAGATAGTAAAGGAGACAATGTTATTTCTTACAACCTTCCAGTTGGTGCTCACTTGATGATCAATGATGATGAGAAAATTAAAGTTGGTAAGGTATTAGTTAAGATACCACGTAAATCTGCTAAAGCAGGTGATATTACTGGAGGTCTTCCTAGAGTAACAGAGTTGTTTGAAGCTCGTAATCCTTCTAATCCAGCTGTAGTAAGTGAAATCGATGGTGTTGTTTCTTTTGGTAAAATCAAGCGTGGTAACAGAGAGATTATCGTTACTTCAAAGACTGATGAAATCAAGAAATATCTAGTTAAACTTTCTAATCAGATCCTTGTTCAAGAAAACGATTATGTAAGAGCAGGTATGCCTCTATCTGATGGTTCAATTACGCCTAAAGATATTCTTGCAATTAAAGGACCTAGTGCTGTACAGCAGTATTTGGTAAATGAAGTTCAAGAAGTATATCGTTTACAAGGTGTAAAGATTAATGATAAGCATTTTGAAGTAGTAGTACGTCAAATGATGCGTAAAGTAAGAATCGTAGATTCTGGTGATGGAATGTTCTTAGAAAACCAATTGGTTCACAAGGAAGATTTCATTCTTGAAAACGATAGATTATACGGTAAAAAAGTGGTTGAACTAGCAGGTGACTCTGAGAACTTGAAAGAAGGTCAAATTATTACTTCAAGAGAATTGAGAGATGAAAACTCTATTCTTAGAAGAGAAGATAAAGCATTGGTAACTGCCCGTGATGTAATGCCTGCGACTGCAGAGCCTGTTCTTCAAGGAATTACTAGAGCATCTTTACAGACTAAATCTTTCATAAGTGCTGCATCTTTCCAAGAAACAACTAAAGTATTGAATGAGGCTGCTGTTGCAGGTAAGGTAGATACATTAGAAGGACTTAAAGAAAATGTAATTGTAGGGCACAGAATACCAGCAGGTACAGGTATGCGTAACTATGAAGACATTATCGTGGGTTCTAAAGAGGAATTTGAAAAGCTTCTTAATCAGAAGGAGGAACCTAAAGTGAATTATAACTAA
- a CDS encoding DUF3467 domain-containing protein translates to MAKNNPDHKINIEIDGEIAEGQYSNLAIINHSVSEFVVDFVNIMPGNPKSKVKSRIILTPQHAKRLAKALHDNVRKFEQAHGEIKDHDQPPIPLNFGPTGQA, encoded by the coding sequence ATGGCAAAGAATAATCCTGATCATAAAATCAATATAGAAATTGATGGGGAAATTGCAGAAGGTCAGTACAGTAACCTAGCAATAATTAATCATTCAGTTTCTGAGTTTGTTGTAGATTTTGTTAATATTATGCCTGGTAACCCAAAATCAAAGGTTAAATCCAGAATTATTTTGACACCACAACATGCAAAACGCTTAGCCAAAGCTTTGCATGATAACGTGAGAAAATTTGAACAAGCTCATGGGGAAATTAAAGATCATGATCAACCGCCCATTCCTTTAAATTTTGGCCCAACAGGCCAAGCATAA